The Plasmodium vinckei vinckei genome assembly, chromosome: PVVCY_09 genome includes the window TGATATCCATAATTACTAtgtcttttatttcttGTATCATTAATTCAAAGTTTAAtctaattataatataattatataatatttctcTACTAgtgtaattattataaaaaaataattcaagccatgtatttttatatttaaaaagaaaattaatatCCTCATTTTCTACTTTTAATGCTGGTgtgtctatatttttatctaatCGAAATCGATAATTATCTAATTCGTATAAATATACTGGTTTATCAGGTAAACTTAGTATATCTCTTtttgatattatatttaaattgctTATATTTGagactatattttttttatatctattttcatttttgtatatttttaaatattttataaaaacattattattatttatgtacatttttgcaaggttctttttttcgttttttttttttgctaaCATAGCCTTAGCTAATTCTGTCTTTGCTAGTCTCATTCTAACACCCTTCGAATgtgttaattttaatttagtTGGTCgtctttttaatttgtttttaccatttatactattatatttacaaagtTTGCTTACATAATTGTAATAATGATGTGgcgttatttttttaattcgtGAAAcagtattattttgttttttattatccattttttctatttcttcACAAAAATTATCTTTAGGAGTATGACCAAAAATTTCAACCTTTTCGTTATGTTGCCTTTTTGACACATCAAAAGGTTTAATCACTTTTTCATCAATTCGGTCATTTactttgtcttttttttgtttcctTTGATTTTCTTTAGAGACTAAAAAATCGAgggatttatttttaaaattatgtaaaatattttcaccTGAAATGGTATGAAAactatttttctttaaaaaatttgtagcacatttttttttattcattaaataaGTATCATAGCATTTTTTAGAATATGCGTCACTTTGAGGGCATGGAATTTCTTTTGGAAAATTTACATTCGGTTTTATTTCGCCACATAAAGAACCATCAATATTTCTAATAGGAACTTTCAAAATATCTTCAAACATAACTTTATTATTAGCATCTTCTTTGTCTTTCTTTTTACAATTGTTTAATACACTGTATTTCTTTACATCACCAGATTcctctttatttttataattcgaattatacatattaaaaatttgtatggtttgtcttttgttttttatattgatGAATTTTGGATTGTCGCTTTGATCAATAGGTTCgtcatttttgtttaaatttACTTGTTCTTGactcatttttatattttcctgTTCATCCATATTTCTGATGGTTCTACTTGTattagatataaaaatgatcgACAAAATGTTTGGAATTTTAgttcatttatttgaattattgatatttaaaaattctataatattttttttcacatcattttattttgttcccaatagtttatataaataaaaatataatttagcAACGAGTCTAACGAATATTATTCTTtcgattttttaatatcgaACAAGTGCAAATATGATGACAAACTAAAGCaattaaattatgaatTCAAAATGAgcaaagaaaaatatttgaataataatCTTACAGAagtatgaaatatattttacttgTCTATTTTGTGTTTATAaagataattatataattatgccTACTTAtgtaacaaatatattggcataacattgttatttttttttttacttttttatatattttcaaattaattattaatatatgcaaaaaaaaaagttacgTATTGTTTCTctttatattgtttaaGATAAATCATAAATGAACGAGAATGAATATACACAAATAAAAGCATGCTTATACTTGTACAGATAGAGAATTGCTTATCGTTCTTTTAAGCATATAGAAATCAATCATGAGATgcaaatacatatttaatagttttaatcattaaaaaggttaatttatataagttgtcaaatttgtttatattttccctATAACCCCATTTTTGtgttatttcattatatatacatatatgtatacatatttttatcgatacaaatatatgttaattTTGATTAAGACttgtatacataaataacaTGCAAATTTTgtaagtatatatacataggaaaaaaaaacagtaTATgctcaaaaaatattactaaaaattattttatttgtgtaACAATTTACATGCaaatttttgttaatattttattaccaTTTTATTGACGAATAAGCgcaaattatatttaatttgtttgctaaaaatttattgggttttaaaaaataaaaaggaaaatattatacataatatataacatatgcatatacaatattttaaacattTAATTACTTTAAGTTGCAATATGCTAAGacttaaaaattaatgaagcaaatttttttaaggaGAAAATTAAAGCCAAAATtggttttttaaaacatatttaatatatatcattttttatatgtttgaTAATAGTGTAAATctgtattattttgtgtGTCAAATTGGTGTGTGTTTTGGTATATTATTGTTCTGTTTTCCATATACTTAAACCCACGCTATTTTTTAACcgagtatattttttctatttcattttatgtTTCTTTATATGGGTGCTAATTTTTTCCTAGCGTATTTTGTGGATTTTCCATTAGTGAATTGTTTTccaacttttttttttaacgtGGCTTAAACCCTTTTTTGAAGTTTTTACCACCCCCTTTATTATTCCtgttaaatttatttttattttttttaaaatgttttttttcgttattttgtttaaagCCTTTTTTGAGAACTTTTTTTGGGTCATTGTTCATATTTCCTTCTCCTTTTCCCTTATTTTCAAAgggtttatttttttttcccattttgttattatgtaggtttttttttgcttttgcagattttatatttttttcatcccCTTTTTGGCCTAACTTAGCATCTGAGCGTTTCACAAGTTTTGCGACAAAGAAATTGTCGTGATTATGTTTATgcaaatatattcttttacataaagaaatttttgatgaaaattgtttttttctatattgaATTATTCCTGGGTCtcctatatttatatcagtTGGTAACAGATTCAcatctcttttttttaaaatataattaataacttgttcattttcttcaacAGTTATACTACAAgttgaatatataacaatacCTCCATTTTTAACCATATCAATagcattatttaataattttctttgttTTTGAGCTAGATCTcttatttctttaattgtttttcttcttgcagttttatttttatttacaacaCCAGTACCACTACAAGGTGCatctaataatattttatcaaatttaaatttaaaatatttgttaatttttaagGCATCAAAAGatgtaataattaaattatttattcccATTCTTGCAGCATGCGCTTCTATAGCCTTACAAcgcattttattaatatcattGGCATATACTattcctttatttttttttatcgtacatataaatgtaCATTTTCCTCCAGGTGCTGCACACATATCTAATActaattcattttcttttatatttaattctaAGACTGGAATTAAAGATGAAGAAGattgtataatataatatccatataaatattcatttaatGATCCGACATTTGAACTTGTATCTGTTAATGTTATATCTACATTATTCCAATTAGACCCATCTTGTAttgctatatttttattttttaatatttttaataaatttgttctagttatttttaatgtattAGTTCTTAAATGTATTTCTTTAggcatattattaatttctaaaaataagtataactcttttatatcaaataagtaatataaatattttatcatctcttttgtatattcataataatatgaataataataaagtatttctttaattatttcaCGTTTTTCTAAtcttattaaattttgattattcattttttctgGATCActcaataataataataaatattttattcgaTCTTCAATATCGTCATTATTCATCATTtcaccatttttatatatacctaAACCATcatatgttatattttcttttttatttaaatatttcttttttgtcccaacaatattttttgttttttttcccaCATCTATTAATTTCTTTTCTGTTGTTGTATAATCATTTTCTGCATCGCCTTCCTCTTCCTCTTCATCTTCTTCCCCTTCACCTTCCTCTTCTTcgtcttcttcttcttcattaCTGTTCATATCATCATAGGACATATTGCTGGATAACTCAGCCTCATCATTGCCTACATCCTCGTCATCTTCCTCTTCTTCCTCATCTTCTTCATCCACTTCACTGTCATTTTCAAGTTCATATTCATCAtcacttttatttatttcaaaattcTCGTTGTCAAAAAGTGGAAATGATTTTTCTTTATGCTCGTTTTCCACAATCTCGATGTCACCCGATTCATTCGATTTGTTATCTTCGTTATCCATTTAtaattgatatattttaaataaaattgaagtCTCTAAAATGCATGAGTATAAACATATGCGTGTTTCAGTATGTATACATACACTATattgttaaaatattatatcttttttcgCTATAAGTCtataattgaaaaattgACAATTAATGCTTTTCTCTACTACCTACCATACAACGGTAGACTTATTATCAAAAACAAGAAAACAATTGTAGCATGCTAATCGAAAAAAATGCCACAACAAAGGCATTGACGACAACTactacaaaattaaaatatttgcaGCAACACTATTACTCCAGGTCActacaatatatatttcttattttattattttttattttattttaaatatgtcaAATATGCtatgcataaaaattagggaaattgataaaatgacaaaataaatgttgaagatattttttcataatatataaagagaaaaaaaaagttccaaaaataatatcataCTAATTCTCTAATTGTAGAAATTTATTCAAATGggttatatttatattatgtcaaaataatttacatat containing:
- a CDS encoding rRNA (cytosine-C(5))-methyltransferase, putative, with the translated sequence MDNEDNKSNESGDIEIVENEHKEKSFPLFDNENFEINKSDDEYELENDSEVDEEDEEEEEDDEDVGNDEAELSSNMSYDDMNSNEEEEDEEEEGEGEEDEEEEEGDAENDYTTTEKKLIDVGKKTKNIVGTKKKYLNKKENITYDGLGIYKNGEMMNNDDIEDRIKYLLLLLSDPEKMNNQNLIRLEKREIIKEILYYYSYYYEYTKEMIKYLYYLFDIKELYLFLEINNMPKEIHLRTNTLKITRTNLLKILKNKNIAIQDGSNWNNVDITLTDTSSNVGSLNEYLYGYYIIQSSSSLIPVLELNIKENELVLDMCAAPGGKCTFICTIKKNKGIVYANDINKMRCKAIEAHAARMGINNLIITSFDALKINKYFKFKFDKILLDAPCSGTGVVNKNKTARRKTIKEIRDLAQKQRKLLNNAIDMVKNGGIVIYSTCSITVEENEQVINYILKKRDVNLLPTDINIGDPGIIQYRKKQFSSKISLCKRIYLHKHNHDNFFVAKLVKRSDAKLGQKGDEKNIKSAKAKKNLHNNKMGKKNKPFENKGKGEGNMNNDPKKVLKKGFKQNNEKKHFKKNKNKFNRNNKGGGKNFKKGFKPR